Sequence from the SAR202 cluster bacterium genome:
GGAGAAGCAGGTCCGGGCTCAAGCCATACTCACCCAGCTTGAAGAACTTGCGCTCGGTTCTCTGAGCGTTCAGGTCCTTGGGGAGTTTTTCAATACGGCTACCCGTAAATTGGACTTTCCCCTTTCCCAGAGCCAGGCGGAGCAAAGGCTGTTCAATTTCGTGGACCGCTGGCGAGTCTTCGATCTCACCCCTGCCACTGTCCTGGAGGGCGTTCGCGGCGCGCGGAGGTACCAGCTCTCGTACTGGGACGGGCTCATCTGGGCCACGGCCAAGCTCAACGGCGCGCGATGCGTGCTCTCTGAAGACTTCAGCGACGGCCTCCTG
This genomic interval carries:
- a CDS encoding PIN domain-containing protein, with translation MKSASPGFLVDTNIVVYAYDTGEGEKQVRAQAILTQLEELALGSLSVQVLGEFFNTATRKLDFPLSQSQAEQRLFNFVDRWRVFDLTPATVLEGVRGARRYQLSYWDGLIWATAKLNGARCVLSEDFSDGLLLEGIRFRNPLLPSCSLV